A genomic window from Candidatus Kouleothrix ribensis includes:
- a CDS encoding DUF4328 domain-containing protein: protein MDLKPHATLTKTLCALLKITIGVLAIAVLTDFYNLYSYSTLSSDVDVNEVILPSDVVVIVVGLIQLILTVITGITFLRWIYRSNKNLRMLSGESMVFTPGWSVGWYFIPIANFYKPYQAMKEIWDISHRNAATDHALVGWWWALWLISNFLGRLAFRLVLRADNVSSYAASAIVYIISDGLDIILTIVALAMVTRIGNAYAQNIVEPSEPGIGLRRA from the coding sequence ATGGATCTCAAGCCCCATGCAACCCTGACAAAAACCCTTTGCGCGCTCTTGAAGATTACCATCGGCGTTTTAGCAATTGCGGTTCTGACAGATTTCTATAACCTCTACTCCTATTCAACGCTGTCCTCCGACGTCGATGTGAACGAGGTCATACTCCCTTCTGACGTCGTGGTTATCGTCGTTGGGTTGATTCAGCTCATCTTAACCGTCATTACTGGGATCACATTCCTTCGATGGATCTACAGAAGCAACAAAAACCTTCGGATGCTGTCAGGGGAATCAATGGTGTTTACGCCAGGCTGGTCGGTCGGCTGGTATTTCATTCCAATCGCAAATTTCTACAAGCCCTACCAAGCCATGAAGGAGATTTGGGATATTAGCCATAGGAACGCAGCGACCGACCATGCCCTGGTCGGGTGGTGGTGGGCACTGTGGCTCATTTCGAACTTCCTTGGGCGGCTAGCCTTTCGGCTTGTCTTGCGTGCAGACAACGTGAGCAGCTATGCGGCGTCGGCGATCGTCTACATTATCTCGGATGGACTTGATATTATTCTGACTATTGTTGCGCTTGCCATGGTTACTCGTATCGGCAATGCCTATGCACAGAATATCGTTGAACCATCAGAACCAGGCATTGGCTTACGCCGCGCCTGA
- a CDS encoding SUMF1/EgtB/PvdO family nonheme iron enzyme, with protein MTESLNDQIVRIEAEIAKLKQAIALLAALPTAQHSLQEQLVTAERTLAGLQSQSGGANLGQGNQIGQTGDIIGGNKIIYTTPPGDDPTSLVRRYLAGVIRETRRLTYVDADSADAEQAPLALDQIYIRLEVAAQVGADGKPLGQAQRRERAKPEPVRQMTALEALGYHGRLVLLGSPGSGKSTFARHLAYCLARAGCGEARLELLAPDWRRGALTPIWVELSPFADWLSQSDTGQSPGELLWAYLAAQHSPALAAELRRRLESDTAVLLLDGFDEVPAGQLLARVRAAIEALTATRSPSTALLTCRVLDYAEPRRALRGWPTETLLPFSSELQHAFIAGWFGTLEREGRTLQGSAAELTERLQRAVREKADLQRLAGNPLLLTMMATLQGARGELPDKRVELYEQCLDQLLRRWRRRPGRPDLEGFLGIEDWSRADTDRLLDHLGYAAESKKSDDAADDDDTGQTGSAHLTRRGLIDAAEGVFAKHVSNPLSYAERLCEYIDTYGSNGIVQKHGPDHYRFPHRTFREFLAARRLISNHAWPDEPKLTQRLVTRATSPQWHEALLLAASLLVVKSTADSLAMVVRKLLEVRAGSRAWAANIIAAGELLAQTERRELEGFGEARVWDDTIAALIRLLDQAKQTRPRYDTATRVRAGLALGQLGDLRAGICTLNPDWCDVPKGEFLLGSTGADADADDDEKPQRNVWLPDFRISRYPVTNAQWRAFLDAGGYRERQWWSDAGWQAKEQGGWSEPALWDDPRFNGANQPVVGVSWYEATAFCRWLSAELGYAVRLPSEAEWEKAARGTDGRIYPWGNAWEDNASNAGENSLDRPAPVGCFPHDRSEYGLMDLSGNISEWTATPWRDRYDALNGTTVELWGRLIAQSEAEDAGDVDLADRAETAEEERHTIRGGAWNLNRWNARCADRDHYHPSSRFNDLGLRVVAALTPAE; from the coding sequence ATGACCGAATCTCTGAATGATCAGATTGTTCGCATCGAAGCCGAGATCGCCAAGCTCAAGCAGGCGATCGCATTGCTTGCGGCCTTGCCCACGGCGCAGCACTCCCTTCAAGAGCAGCTCGTAACCGCCGAACGCACGCTGGCCGGACTACAAAGCCAGTCTGGTGGTGCGAATCTCGGGCAGGGCAACCAAATCGGCCAGACCGGCGATATTATTGGCGGCAACAAGATCATATACACCACACCGCCTGGAGATGACCCGACAAGCCTGGTGCGGCGCTACCTGGCCGGTGTCATCCGTGAGACCCGCCGGCTGACGTATGTCGACGCTGACAGCGCCGACGCCGAGCAGGCACCGCTCGCACTCGACCAGATCTATATTCGGCTCGAGGTCGCGGCGCAGGTAGGCGCGGATGGCAAGCCGCTTGGCCAGGCACAGCGACGCGAGCGTGCAAAGCCCGAGCCAGTACGCCAGATGACTGCGCTCGAAGCGCTCGGGTACCATGGCCGGCTCGTGCTGCTCGGCTCGCCTGGCAGCGGCAAGAGCACCTTCGCGCGCCACCTGGCGTACTGTCTGGCCCGCGCCGGATGCGGCGAGGCTCGCCTCGAGCTGCTCGCGCCCGATTGGCGGCGCGGCGCGCTGACGCCGATCTGGGTTGAACTTAGCCCGTTTGCCGACTGGCTGAGCCAGTCCGACACAGGTCAGAGCCCGGGCGAACTGCTGTGGGCCTACCTCGCAGCACAGCACAGCCCGGCGCTGGCGGCCGAGCTGCGCCGCCGGCTCGAAAGCGATACGGCGGTGTTGCTGCTCGACGGGTTCGATGAGGTGCCAGCCGGACAGCTGCTTGCCCGCGTGCGCGCCGCGATCGAGGCGCTGACGGCAACGCGCTCGCCTTCGACGGCGCTGCTGACTTGCCGGGTGCTCGACTATGCCGAGCCGCGCCGGGCGCTACGCGGCTGGCCGACCGAAACCTTGCTGCCGTTCTCCAGTGAGCTTCAGCATGCCTTTATTGCCGGCTGGTTCGGCACGCTCGAGCGCGAGGGGCGCACACTCCAAGGCAGCGCCGCCGAGCTAACCGAACGGCTCCAGCGCGCAGTGCGTGAGAAGGCCGACCTACAGCGGCTGGCCGGCAACCCACTACTGCTCACCATGATGGCCACGCTACAAGGCGCGCGCGGCGAGCTGCCCGACAAGCGCGTTGAGCTATACGAGCAGTGCCTCGACCAGCTGCTGCGGCGCTGGCGCCGCCGCCCTGGCCGGCCCGATCTAGAGGGCTTTCTGGGCATTGAAGACTGGTCGCGTGCCGACACCGACCGCCTGCTCGACCACCTGGGCTATGCGGCCGAAAGCAAGAAGAGCGACGACGCTGCCGACGATGACGACACAGGCCAGACCGGCAGCGCGCACCTGACACGCCGGGGGCTGATCGACGCGGCCGAGGGCGTGTTCGCCAAACATGTATCGAACCCGCTGAGCTATGCCGAGCGGCTATGCGAGTACATCGACACCTATGGCAGCAATGGAATCGTGCAAAAGCATGGACCAGACCACTACCGCTTCCCACACCGCACGTTTCGCGAGTTCCTGGCTGCGCGCCGGCTGATCAGCAACCACGCCTGGCCCGATGAGCCAAAGCTGACGCAGCGGCTAGTGACCCGCGCCACCAGCCCGCAGTGGCACGAGGCGCTGCTGCTGGCCGCCAGCCTGCTCGTAGTCAAGAGTACCGCCGATAGCCTGGCTATGGTCGTGCGCAAGTTGCTGGAAGTCAGAGCCGGCTCGCGAGCATGGGCAGCCAATATTATCGCCGCCGGCGAACTACTGGCGCAGACTGAGCGACGCGAGCTGGAGGGCTTTGGCGAGGCGCGTGTGTGGGATGACACAATCGCGGCGCTGATCCGCCTGCTCGACCAGGCCAAGCAAACCAGGCCGCGCTACGATACCGCAACGCGGGTGCGCGCCGGCCTCGCGCTAGGCCAGTTAGGCGACTTGCGGGCCGGCATCTGTACACTGAATCCAGATTGGTGCGATGTGCCAAAGGGCGAGTTCCTGCTAGGCAGTACCGGCGCGGATGCAGATGCCGATGATGATGAAAAGCCACAGCGCAACGTATGGCTGCCTGACTTCCGCATCAGCCGCTACCCGGTGACTAATGCGCAGTGGCGTGCATTCCTCGATGCCGGTGGATATCGCGAGCGCCAATGGTGGAGCGACGCTGGATGGCAGGCCAAGGAGCAGGGCGGATGGTCCGAGCCGGCGTTGTGGGACGACCCGCGCTTCAACGGCGCGAACCAGCCGGTGGTCGGCGTCTCGTGGTACGAGGCGACCGCGTTCTGCCGCTGGCTCTCGGCCGAGCTTGGCTATGCGGTGAGGTTGCCGAGCGAAGCCGAGTGGGAAAAGGCCGCACGTGGCACCGATGGGCGCATCTACCCCTGGGGCAATGCGTGGGAGGACAACGCCTCGAATGCCGGCGAAAACAGCCTCGATCGGCCAGCCCCGGTTGGCTGTTTCCCACATGATCGCAGCGAGTATGGCCTTATGGATCTGAGCGGTAACATCAGCGAATGGACGGCGACGCCCTGGCGGGATCGATATGATGCGCTGAATGGCACGACAGTCGAGCTGTGGGGGCGGCTGATTGCGCAATCCGAAGCGGAAGATGCAGGTGATGTAGATCTTGCTGACCGTGCTGAGACTGCCGAGGAGGAAAGGCATACTATTCGCGGAGGCGCGTGGAACCTCAATCGGTGGAATGCCCGGTGCGCGGACCGCGACCACTATCATCCGTCGTCCCGCTTCAACGATCTGGGCTTGCGGGTGGTTGCCGCCCTCACGCCCGCTGAGTAG
- a CDS encoding group II intron reverse transcriptase domain-containing protein, which produces MPKSYRHLWPRLVSFENLHTAWRNARRGKRGLPAVASFDIVAEDMLFELQAQLEQDTYRPGRYASFRLVENGKRRMISAAPFRDRVVHHALCQVIEPIFEARFHAHSYACRVGKGTHRAIRRCQELSRCYRYVLQCDVQQFFPSIDHEVLRTVLRRHIADSRVQWLIDTILDGGKDVLREEYRMVYFPGDDLFAATRPRGLPIGNLTSQFWANCYLHPLDLFIAQELHCTAYVRYCDDFLLFADEKATLHRWRSAVVERLASLRLTLHEARAQVFPARTGIPWLGWVVYPTHRLLKRRCGVALARRLRASAAQVRAGQLPLEQLTNQVRCWVAHAECGDTYGLRRAALTAFYTPLPVVRVLWEAIAQLGFRNVPSFRMLEPAAGIGNIISAMPPQLRALAQITAIELEPLSARMLGHIHPDITLYAGKGFQDVNLPEHRFDLAISNVPFGDVGVADHFKKRLMRCYRYSLTAKS; this is translated from the coding sequence ATGCCGAAAAGTTATCGCCACCTCTGGCCACGCCTCGTCAGCTTCGAGAATCTTCATACAGCATGGCGTAATGCACGCCGCGGAAAGCGAGGACTGCCAGCCGTCGCAAGCTTCGACATTGTTGCCGAAGACATGCTCTTCGAGCTGCAGGCGCAGCTAGAGCAAGATACCTATCGCCCAGGCCGCTACGCTAGCTTCAGGCTTGTTGAAAACGGCAAGCGGCGGATGATCAGCGCTGCCCCGTTTCGCGACAGAGTCGTTCACCACGCGCTGTGCCAGGTGATCGAGCCGATCTTTGAGGCGCGCTTTCACGCCCATTCCTACGCCTGCCGCGTTGGCAAGGGTACCCACCGCGCAATCCGGCGCTGCCAGGAGCTGTCGCGCTGCTATCGCTATGTACTGCAATGCGATGTGCAGCAGTTTTTCCCCTCGATCGATCACGAAGTGCTGCGCACAGTCCTCAGGCGACACATCGCCGATTCGCGCGTGCAATGGCTGATCGATACCATCCTCGATGGCGGAAAAGATGTGCTACGCGAAGAGTACCGGATGGTGTACTTTCCGGGCGACGATCTTTTCGCTGCGACCCGCCCACGCGGCCTACCAATCGGCAATTTGACCAGCCAGTTCTGGGCAAACTGCTACTTGCATCCGCTCGATTTGTTTATCGCGCAGGAACTCCATTGCACGGCATATGTACGCTACTGTGATGATTTCCTGCTGTTCGCCGACGAAAAGGCGACGCTACATCGCTGGCGCTCAGCGGTCGTCGAGCGCCTCGCCTCGCTGCGGCTCACCCTACACGAGGCACGTGCCCAGGTCTTCCCGGCACGCACCGGCATTCCCTGGCTCGGTTGGGTTGTTTACCCAACGCACCGGCTGCTCAAACGGCGGTGTGGCGTTGCATTGGCTCGTAGGCTGCGCGCATCTGCTGCCCAGGTACGTGCCGGGCAGCTCCCACTCGAGCAGCTGACGAATCAGGTGCGCTGCTGGGTCGCTCACGCCGAATGTGGCGACACGTATGGGCTGCGGCGCGCGGCACTGACCGCGTTCTACACGCCGCTACCAGTCGTGCGTGTACTGTGGGAAGCAATCGCACAGCTCGGCTTCCGCAATGTGCCGTCGTTTCGGATGCTCGAACCAGCTGCCGGCATCGGCAATATCATTTCGGCAATGCCGCCACAGCTGCGCGCATTGGCGCAGATTACGGCAATCGAGCTTGAGCCGCTGTCGGCGCGCATGCTGGGGCACATTCATCCCGATATCACGCTGTATGCTGGCAAAGGCTTTCAGGATGTCAATCTGCCCGAGCACCGTTTCGACCTTGCGATCTCGAATGTTCCGTTCGGCGATGTCGGTGTTGCCGACCACTTCAAGAAGCGGCTAATGCGCTGCTATCGCTATTCATTAACCGCCAAGTCCTAG
- a CDS encoding VOC family protein, protein MAITRMDNVGIVVESLDTAIAFFTELGLQLEGRAMIEGEWAGRVTGLGHQQVEIAMLVTPDGHSRLELSRFLTPPVVADHRNAPVNALGYLRVMFAVDDLDDVLARLRTRGAQLVGDVVQYADSYRLCYIRGPEGLLIGLAEQLA, encoded by the coding sequence ATGGCCATTACGCGCATGGACAACGTCGGCATCGTGGTCGAATCCCTCGATACCGCTATCGCTTTTTTCACCGAGCTTGGCCTGCAGCTCGAAGGGCGCGCCATGATCGAAGGCGAGTGGGCCGGGCGCGTCACCGGGCTGGGCCACCAGCAGGTTGAGATCGCGATGCTGGTCACGCCCGATGGCCACAGCCGGCTCGAGCTCTCGCGCTTTCTCACCCCACCGGTCGTCGCTGATCACCGGAACGCCCCGGTGAACGCGCTCGGCTACCTCCGCGTCATGTTCGCCGTGGACGACCTCGACGATGTGCTTGCCAGGCTCCGCACGCGCGGCGCGCAGCTCGTCGGCGACGTGGTGCAGTATGCGGACTCGTATCGGCTCTGCTATATCCGCGGGCCTGAAGGCCTGCTCATCGGGCTCGCCGAACAGCTCGCGTGA
- a CDS encoding plasmid pRiA4b ORF-3 family protein: MTTTDGRSQLRRSGRELVMPTQALMLRFRIEFQERDPLIWRTIEVPGDSTFWDLHVAIQDAMGWLDEHLHRFTMPHPRTKQERVFSIHNLSQDCDDPPGRAHQVASMFTVRNDTALYAYDFGDGWRHTVRLVDTVRRDFTLRSPRCVGGERACPPEDCGGIHRFGEIVAGLATKTLDTVRRAWLPKGYNPARFDPAAVRFSDPARRLAYSWYGNAAAGDDPFGV, from the coding sequence ATGACAACCACCGATGGCCGCTCGCAGCTGCGGCGAAGCGGGCGCGAGCTGGTGATGCCGACCCAGGCGCTCATGCTGCGCTTCCGGATTGAATTCCAGGAGCGCGACCCGCTGATCTGGCGCACGATTGAGGTGCCGGGCGACTCCACCTTCTGGGATCTCCACGTCGCCATCCAGGATGCGATGGGCTGGCTCGACGAGCACCTGCACCGCTTCACGATGCCTCATCCGCGCACGAAGCAGGAGCGGGTCTTCAGTATTCACAATCTGAGCCAGGACTGCGACGACCCGCCGGGCAGGGCGCACCAGGTCGCGTCGATGTTTACCGTCCGCAACGACACGGCGCTGTACGCGTATGATTTCGGCGACGGCTGGCGCCATACCGTGCGGCTGGTTGATACGGTGCGCCGCGACTTCACGCTCCGCTCCCCACGCTGCGTCGGCGGGGAGCGGGCCTGCCCACCCGAGGACTGCGGCGGGATCCACCGCTTTGGCGAGATTGTCGCCGGCCTGGCGACCAAGACCCTCGATACGGTGCGCCGCGCGTGGCTGCCCAAAGGCTATAACCCGGCCCGCTTCGACCCGGCTGCCGTGCGCTTCAGCGACCCGGCCCGGCGGCTGGCATACAGCTGGTATGGCAACGCTGCGGCAGGGGATGACCCGTTTGGGGTGTAG